The following are encoded in a window of Primulina huaijiensis isolate GDHJ02 unplaced genomic scaffold, ASM1229523v2 scaffold31169, whole genome shotgun sequence genomic DNA:
- the LOC140967941 gene encoding 2-methoxy-6-polyprenyl-1,4-benzoquinol methylase, mitochondrial, producing the protein MATAMRSISRGLRKHTFVPLYNSCSFLHTHSTSFGYKEVKEEEKSRLVGNVFTSVATNYDLMNDLMSGGMHRLWKEKLVSKLNPFPGMKHLDVAGGTGDVAFRILESINDVGRRALRDHDDSVPEETQIFVCDINSNMLTVGKKRAQERGFGEDKSLIWVEGDAEALKFEDNSMDGYTIAFGIRNVTHIEKALAEAFRVLKRGGRFLCLELSHVELPIIKELYDFYSFSVIPVIGELVAGDRESYQYLVESIRRFPTQEKFGSMIAEVGFQNVEYENLVGGVVAIHSGLKF; encoded by the exons ATGGCGACCGCCATGAGATCGATTTCTCGCGGCTTGAGGAAGCATACTTTCGTTCCGCTGTATAATTCTTGCTCCTTCTTACACACGCATTCGACCAGTTTTG GATACAAGGAAGTTAAGGAGGAGGAAAAAAGTCGGCTGGTTGGTAACGTTTTCACGAGCGTGGCAACAAATTATGATCTCATGAATGATTTGATGAGTGGTGGAATGCATAGATTATGGAAAGAAAA ATTGGTTTCCAAATTGAATCCATTTCCAGGGATGAAGCACCTTGATGTGGCGGGTGGAACTG GGGATGTTGCTTTCAGGATCCTGGAATCTATCAACGATGTTGGACGTCGAGCCTTGCGAGATCATGATGATAGCGTGCCTGAAGAAACTCAAATTTTTGTTTGTGATATAAACTCCAATATGTTAACTGTTGGGAAAAAGCGAGCTCAAGAGAGGG GTTTCGGAGAGGATaagtctcttatttgggttgaAGGAGACGCAGAAGCGTTGAAGTTTGAAGACAACTCGATGGATGGTTATACAATTGCATTTGGAATCAGGAATGTTACGCACATAGAAAAAGCTCTTGCAGAAGCTTTCAG GGTCTTGAAACGGGGAGGAAGATTTCTTTGCCTTGAACTGAGCCATGTAGAACTTCCAATTATTAAAGAGTT GTATGATTTTTACTCTTTCTCAGTTATTCCGGTGATAGGAGAGTTAGTTGCGGGTGATCGTGAATCTTATCAGTATTTGGTCGAGAGTATTCGCCGTTTCCCCACTCAG GAAAAATTCGGCTCAATGATAGCAGAGGTCGGGTTTCAGAATGTTGAGTATGAAAATCTAGTTGGCGGAGTCGTTGCCATCCATTCTGGGCTCAAATTTTAG